Proteins encoded within one genomic window of Acidithiobacillus sp. AMEEHan:
- the leuD gene encoding 3-isopropylmalate dehydratase small subunit — translation MQAFTTVDSAVIPLDRANVDTDAIIPKQFLKTIERQGLGKFLFFDWRYRDGDPAAPNLDFVLNRADLRGAQVLLAQQNFGCGSSREHAPWALADYGIRAVIAPSFADIFANNCVQNGILLITLPQEVIDALFRVAEDAPLQVHIDLAAQELRSADGQRYSFDIAPGAKHKLLNGLDDIQMTLAHADAIRDYETERRRQMPWLFREPQNG, via the coding sequence ATGCAAGCTTTTACCACAGTTGATTCAGCGGTGATCCCTCTGGATCGCGCCAATGTCGATACCGACGCCATCATCCCCAAGCAGTTTCTCAAAACCATCGAGCGGCAGGGCTTAGGAAAATTCCTGTTTTTTGATTGGCGCTATCGCGATGGCGATCCAGCCGCCCCTAACCTTGATTTCGTGCTCAACCGTGCCGATTTGCGGGGGGCACAGGTCCTCCTGGCGCAGCAGAATTTTGGTTGTGGATCGAGTCGCGAGCATGCCCCCTGGGCACTTGCCGACTACGGCATCCGTGCGGTCATTGCTCCTAGTTTTGCCGATATCTTCGCCAATAACTGTGTGCAGAATGGTATTTTGCTGATCACTCTGCCGCAGGAAGTCATCGATGCGCTTTTTCGGGTAGCAGAGGACGCGCCGTTGCAGGTGCACATCGATCTCGCTGCCCAGGAACTGCGCAGCGCCGATGGCCAGCGTTATTCCTTCGATATTGCTCCGGGAGCCAAGCACAAGCTGCTCAATGGTCTCGATGACATCCAGATGACCTTGGCCCACGCCGACGCCATCCGCGACTACGAGACGGAGCGTCGTCGCCAGATGCCTTGGCTCTTTCGGGAGCCGCAAAATGGCTGA
- the leuC gene encoding 3-isopropylmalate dehydratase large subunit codes for MTAQTLYDKLWEQHRILSEADGRTLLYIDRHLLHEVTSPQAFSGLRAAGRKLWRVDANIATADHNVPTTDRAAGITDATSRLQVETLDRNCVEFGVEEYGMLDRRQGIVHVIAPEQGLTLPGMTVVCGDSHTATHGALGALAFGIGTTEVEHVLATQCLWARKSKNMRVWVEGILPQGVTAKDLVLAIIGQIGTAGGTGHAIEFAGPGIEALSIEGRMTVCNMAIEAGARSGMVAPDAKTFAYLQGRPYAPQGADWERAVAFWQTLHSDDDAQFDREIRIDASQLLPQVTWGTSPEMVLSIDAQIPDLAAAPDPVRREAWSRALEYMGLQAGTPISEIAVDKVFIGSCTNARIEDLRAAAEVVRGKHKANSVKAVLVVPGSGLVKAQAEAEGLDEIFRQAGFEWREPGCSMCLAMNADRLEPGERCAATSNRNFEGRQGAGGRTHLVSPAMAAAAAIAGHFVDVRRWHG; via the coding sequence ATGACCGCACAGACCCTGTACGACAAGCTCTGGGAGCAGCATCGCATTCTCAGTGAGGCGGATGGCCGCACGCTGCTCTATATCGACCGTCATCTGTTGCATGAGGTGACCAGCCCGCAAGCCTTCTCCGGTCTGCGTGCGGCGGGACGCAAGCTATGGCGGGTAGACGCGAATATCGCCACGGCGGACCACAATGTCCCTACTACGGATCGCGCTGCGGGCATCACTGACGCTACCTCGCGCCTGCAGGTCGAGACCCTTGATCGCAATTGTGTCGAATTCGGCGTGGAAGAGTACGGCATGCTCGATCGGCGGCAAGGAATTGTCCACGTGATCGCGCCGGAGCAGGGGCTGACCTTGCCGGGGATGACCGTGGTGTGTGGAGATTCTCACACTGCCACCCACGGCGCCCTGGGGGCGCTCGCCTTCGGCATCGGAACTACCGAAGTCGAGCATGTTCTCGCGACGCAGTGCCTGTGGGCGCGCAAGTCCAAAAATATGCGGGTCTGGGTCGAAGGCATCTTGCCCCAGGGAGTGACGGCCAAGGATCTTGTCCTTGCCATCATCGGGCAGATCGGCACTGCCGGCGGTACCGGCCATGCCATCGAGTTTGCCGGGCCAGGGATCGAGGCACTGAGCATCGAAGGACGGATGACGGTCTGCAACATGGCCATCGAGGCTGGTGCCCGCTCAGGTATGGTGGCCCCCGATGCCAAGACGTTTGCCTATCTGCAGGGACGCCCGTACGCCCCGCAGGGCGCCGACTGGGAGCGGGCGGTCGCGTTTTGGCAGACCCTGCACAGTGATGACGACGCCCAGTTCGACCGAGAGATTCGCATCGACGCCAGCCAATTGTTGCCGCAGGTGACCTGGGGTACGAGCCCAGAGATGGTTCTGTCCATCGATGCGCAGATCCCCGATCTGGCCGCTGCGCCCGATCCCGTGCGGAGGGAGGCGTGGTCGCGTGCCCTGGAATACATGGGGCTGCAGGCAGGCACCCCGATCAGCGAGATCGCCGTCGACAAGGTCTTCATCGGATCTTGTACCAATGCCCGGATCGAGGATCTGCGTGCGGCGGCGGAAGTGGTGCGCGGCAAACACAAGGCGAATAGCGTAAAAGCGGTCCTGGTCGTGCCTGGCTCGGGTCTGGTCAAGGCGCAGGCGGAGGCCGAGGGACTCGACGAAATCTTCCGCCAAGCCGGTTTCGAATGGCGGGAGCCGGGTTGCTCGATGTGTCTGGCGATGAATGCCGATCGCCTCGAGCCGGGCGAGCGTTGTGCGGCTACGTCCAACCGTAATTTCGAGGGACGTCAAGGTGCCGGCGGGCGTACCCACCTGGTCAGCCCGGCTATGGCTGCAGCAGCGGCCATAGCCGGCCATTTTGTCGACGTGCGGCGGTGGCACGGGTGA
- the pmbA gene encoding metalloprotease PmbA: MSSGKSREDQELTRVTQQCLELAKARGATAAEVGASSGKGLSLTVRLGEVESVEYHRDKSVGVTVYLGECKGSASSSDFSKQALTETVEAALNIARHTAPDPFSGLADAELLAKEFPDLDLYHPWDIDPDAAAEIARQCEEAARSADSRIRNSEGGSISTGEGMSVYANSLGFLGVSQGSRHSLSCSVIAEDGQGMQRDYWYDVARRHEDLASAEEIGRICAERTLRRLGARKIGTCTVPVLFENQVAASLLGHFAQAISGGSLYRKASFLQDSLGQTIFPPQVRIYEEPLRLRGLASVSFDGDGVATQNRDLIHDGILQSYLLDVYSARKLGLQSTGNAGGAHNLTLAPGSEDLPALLRRMGRGLLVTELIGFGVNGVTGDYSRGAAGFWVENGEIQYPVEEITIAGHLREMFAGFVAVGSDLLIHGGTGSPSILIDKMTVAGN; this comes from the coding sequence ATGAGCTCAGGAAAATCGCGCGAAGATCAGGAACTGACCCGGGTAACCCAGCAATGCCTGGAGCTTGCGAAGGCGCGGGGTGCCACTGCTGCCGAGGTGGGCGCGAGTTCCGGCAAAGGCCTATCGCTTACCGTCCGTCTCGGTGAGGTGGAGTCCGTCGAGTACCACCGCGACAAAAGTGTGGGCGTGACCGTGTATCTCGGCGAATGCAAGGGTTCTGCTTCGAGCTCCGATTTCTCGAAGCAGGCGTTGACGGAGACGGTGGAGGCGGCTCTCAACATTGCCCGTCACACGGCACCCGACCCGTTTTCTGGCCTCGCGGATGCCGAACTCCTGGCCAAGGAATTTCCCGATCTGGACCTTTATCACCCCTGGGACATCGATCCCGATGCGGCGGCGGAAATCGCTCGCCAGTGCGAAGAGGCCGCGCGCAGCGCCGACTCACGCATCCGCAATTCCGAGGGCGGCAGCATCAGCACCGGCGAAGGAATGAGTGTCTATGCCAACAGTCTTGGCTTTTTAGGTGTCAGCCAGGGATCTCGCCACAGCCTTTCCTGCTCGGTGATTGCCGAGGATGGCCAGGGCATGCAGCGCGACTATTGGTACGATGTGGCTCGGCGCCACGAAGATCTCGCTAGCGCCGAGGAGATTGGCCGAATCTGTGCCGAACGCACGCTGCGCCGTCTCGGGGCGCGAAAAATTGGCACCTGCACGGTGCCTGTGCTTTTCGAAAACCAGGTGGCAGCGAGTCTGCTTGGACACTTCGCGCAGGCCATCAGCGGTGGCAGCCTCTATCGCAAGGCCAGTTTTCTGCAGGACAGTCTCGGTCAGACGATCTTTCCCCCGCAGGTGCGGATTTACGAGGAGCCCCTGCGTCTTCGTGGACTGGCCAGTGTTAGCTTCGATGGCGATGGGGTCGCGACACAGAATCGAGACCTGATCCACGACGGCATCTTGCAGTCCTATCTGCTCGACGTATATAGCGCCCGCAAGCTGGGATTACAGAGTACCGGCAATGCGGGTGGCGCCCACAACCTCACCCTCGCCCCCGGAAGCGAGGATTTGCCGGCGCTTTTGCGGCGGATGGGGCGCGGGCTGCTGGTAACGGAGCTAATCGGCTTTGGCGTCAATGGAGTGACGGGCGACTATTCCCGCGGCGCTGCCGGCTTTTGGGTGGAAAATGGGGAAATCCAGTATCCCGTCGAGGAAATCACCATCGCCGGCCATCTGCGTGAGATGTTTGCCGGCTTCGTCGCCGTGGGTAGTGATCTGCTGATTCATGGCGGCACGGGCAGCCCTTCCATTCTCATCGACAAGATGACCGTCGCCGGTAACTAA
- a CDS encoding APC family permease, which translates to MVAPSQRVSTREVWGHAVANITPSAMPAVTIALVAAHGGAFTWLAYALVGIVMWLVAIQLGILARHFPSPGSLFFYLAQALHPVAGLVAGITMIFGYGGALLGAPLLCGLFANTALHTVWPAAPNLLDPFALATLAIAFSLARRGVEISARWGLWVEWFSLAGILLIAILTLHHFGISDSQQWHFSQLHIPSLLSALVLSLLAYGGFETAGNLAAEAEHPRAIPGIMRWAVILVAIFFVFLAYTETLAFHALGQSLGNASTPLNAIATAMGQSWLGVVVDLAMASAAFSASIATFNSISRILLSMAEHKVLPQILAQRHPTHGTPIRALQILGILVLTSILMFWLTHSSVLDLIDIFGTFTALGFVLLYALSNLAALRYLFRSRAGMRWVSLLITLISLPLLGAVFYGTVVPFPGGSIGATVIVFFLMLLATSGLGLYWARFQPERLQAIIDRQL; encoded by the coding sequence GTGGTAGCGCCATCTCAGCGGGTCAGTACCCGCGAAGTCTGGGGGCATGCGGTAGCCAACATCACCCCTTCGGCCATGCCAGCGGTGACCATTGCCCTGGTCGCCGCCCATGGTGGAGCCTTTACCTGGCTCGCCTACGCCCTGGTAGGTATCGTCATGTGGCTGGTGGCGATTCAACTCGGCATTCTGGCGCGCCACTTTCCCTCGCCGGGGTCGCTGTTTTTTTACCTGGCGCAGGCTCTACATCCCGTTGCGGGCTTGGTCGCCGGTATTACCATGATCTTCGGATATGGTGGAGCCTTGCTCGGCGCGCCGCTGCTCTGTGGCCTGTTCGCCAACACCGCTCTACATACCGTTTGGCCAGCGGCACCCAATCTTCTCGATCCCTTCGCCCTTGCAACCTTGGCGATCGCCTTTTCTCTAGCCCGCCGCGGGGTGGAAATCTCGGCCCGCTGGGGGCTCTGGGTAGAGTGGTTTTCCCTCGCCGGCATCCTGCTCATCGCTATTCTCACCCTGCACCATTTTGGCATCAGCGATTCGCAGCAGTGGCACTTTTCTCAACTGCACATCCCCTCCCTGCTCAGCGCCCTGGTGCTGTCCCTGCTCGCCTACGGCGGCTTCGAAACCGCTGGCAATCTGGCAGCGGAAGCCGAGCATCCCCGCGCCATCCCCGGCATCATGCGCTGGGCGGTGATCCTGGTGGCCATTTTTTTCGTGTTTCTGGCGTATACGGAAACGCTGGCCTTTCACGCGCTGGGACAATCCTTGGGCAATGCTTCGACCCCGTTGAACGCCATCGCCACCGCGATGGGGCAATCCTGGCTCGGTGTAGTCGTCGATCTGGCCATGGCCAGCGCCGCGTTTTCGGCGAGCATCGCCACCTTCAACAGCATCTCGCGCATCCTGCTGAGCATGGCTGAACACAAGGTGTTACCGCAGATACTGGCGCAGCGACATCCTACGCATGGCACTCCGATTCGTGCGCTGCAGATCCTTGGCATCTTGGTCCTGACCAGCATACTGATGTTCTGGTTGACCCATAGCTCGGTGCTCGACTTGATCGACATCTTTGGCACCTTTACGGCGCTCGGATTCGTGTTGCTGTATGCGTTGAGCAATCTGGCGGCGCTGCGCTATCTGTTTCGCAGCCGCGCCGGGATGCGCTGGGTCAGCCTACTGATCACCCTGATCAGCCTCCCTCTGCTCGGAGCGGTTTTTTACGGAACGGTAGTGCCTTTCCCGGGCGGCAGCATCGGCGCCACGGTGATCGTATTTTTTCTGATGCTTCTGGCGACCAGCGGCTTGGGATTGTATTGGGCACGTTTTCAGCCAGAACGGCTGCAAGCCATTATCGACAGGCAGTTATGA
- a CDS encoding P-II family nitrogen regulator, which yields MTSEASWIRVTAIVRPQRMDQVCDGLAELGVGGVTVSDVEGVGQQRGYSTLRSGAWYQSASHPKVQIETIIAVEDADQVLALITSNAATGEMGDGKIWLEPILRVVSIRAEEGG from the coding sequence ATGACCAGCGAAGCATCCTGGATACGAGTGACTGCAATCGTCCGCCCGCAGCGCATGGATCAGGTCTGCGACGGTCTCGCGGAGCTCGGTGTGGGTGGGGTAACCGTGAGCGATGTGGAAGGTGTTGGGCAGCAGCGTGGATACTCCACCCTGCGCAGTGGCGCCTGGTACCAATCTGCCAGTCATCCCAAGGTGCAGATCGAGACCATCATCGCGGTAGAGGATGCCGATCAGGTACTGGCCTTGATTACCTCCAACGCTGCCACTGGTGAAATGGGCGATGGCAAGATCTGGCTGGAGCCAATCCTGCGGGTTGTATCAATTCGTGCAGAAGAAGGTGGGTGA
- a CDS encoding type 1 glutamine amidotransferase produces the protein MATILVLQHHPDEGLGSLAWQLAEYDHDFDVRELDQGESVPSSLDPYAALIVMGGPMSVHDEAEYPWLQAEKNLIRMAAAENVPTLGHCLGAQLIAVSLGGSVERNPSGQELGWWPVRLTEAGRALWPELPAEFPLFHWHGEQCTALPPEAQVLAYNTATTVQAFTLGDRILALQAHPEVTAAQVRQWLQDGTAALAEKGRFVQPATDMLRDLDAEADRLAATAAALYRPWLEQIERHG, from the coding sequence ATGGCAACGATATTGGTATTGCAACACCATCCAGACGAAGGTTTGGGTAGTTTGGCTTGGCAATTGGCGGAATATGACCATGATTTCGACGTGCGCGAACTGGATCAGGGCGAATCGGTGCCAAGCAGTCTAGATCCTTATGCTGCACTGATTGTCATGGGTGGACCCATGAGTGTGCACGACGAAGCGGAGTACCCGTGGTTGCAAGCGGAAAAGAATCTGATTCGCATGGCTGCGGCGGAAAATGTTCCAACCCTGGGGCATTGCTTGGGCGCGCAGCTCATTGCCGTATCCCTGGGAGGAAGCGTCGAACGCAATCCATCCGGGCAAGAGCTTGGCTGGTGGCCGGTGCGCTTGACGGAAGCCGGTCGTGCTCTGTGGCCCGAGCTTCCCGCTGAATTTCCCCTATTTCATTGGCACGGGGAGCAGTGTACGGCGCTTCCGCCAGAAGCGCAGGTGCTGGCGTACAACACCGCAACCACAGTACAGGCATTTACACTGGGTGATCGGATTCTCGCGCTGCAGGCGCATCCCGAAGTGACAGCGGCGCAGGTACGTCAGTGGCTACAGGATGGCACCGCTGCACTGGCGGAGAAGGGAAGATTCGTCCAACCCGCCACGGATATGCTCCGAGATCTCGATGCCGAAGCAGACAGGCTTGCGGCCACCGCTGCAGCGTTGTACCGTCCCTGGTTGGAGCAGATCGAGAGACATGGGTGA
- a CDS encoding ammonium transporter: protein MSVSWLNTGDNAWQLTAATIVGLQSVPGLVVLYGGIVKKKWAINSAFMAFYAFAAVLIAWVLWAYNMGFGHEWFPFVGLPHPIISMQDELTQALLPTSNTTANFPMSTMVYFQFVFAAITLVIMAGAFLGRMSFKAWMIFVPLWLTFSYTVGAFSLWGGGFLSTLGVIDYSGGYVIHLSAGIAGFVGAAVIGPRLARDRENFQPNNVLLMLVGAGILWLGWNGFNGGDPYAASRDAGAAVLNTNLTTAVSVIVWTIMDIFYFKKPSVIGAVQGMITGLVAITPAAGVVDGWGAIAIGIASGIIPWISMNILGKTALFRKVDDTLGVFHTHAVAGVLGGVMVGIFATKAGCAAYGLTTPGGAIDGNWHQVWLQVIGAAFIIGLNVVVTFILLKLISLVTPLRMSEEELLIGDDAVHGEEAYAFYGEGERHPVLGD, encoded by the coding sequence ATGTCTGTGTCCTGGCTGAATACCGGCGACAATGCATGGCAGTTAACTGCAGCAACGATTGTTGGCTTGCAAAGCGTCCCCGGTCTCGTCGTCCTCTATGGCGGCATCGTCAAAAAGAAATGGGCCATCAACTCTGCCTTTATGGCCTTTTACGCCTTCGCTGCGGTACTCATCGCCTGGGTACTCTGGGCTTACAACATGGGTTTCGGCCACGAGTGGTTTCCTTTCGTGGGCTTGCCCCATCCCATCATCAGCATGCAGGATGAGTTGACCCAGGCATTACTGCCCACGTCCAACACTACTGCTAATTTCCCCATGTCTACCATGGTCTATTTCCAGTTTGTTTTTGCGGCAATTACGCTGGTGATCATGGCAGGTGCCTTCCTCGGGCGGATGAGCTTCAAGGCCTGGATGATTTTTGTACCGTTGTGGCTGACTTTTTCCTATACCGTCGGTGCCTTCAGCCTGTGGGGCGGCGGTTTTCTCTCCACCCTGGGGGTCATCGACTACTCTGGTGGCTATGTGATCCATCTGTCGGCGGGTATTGCGGGCTTTGTCGGTGCAGCAGTCATCGGACCCCGTTTGGCGCGGGATCGGGAAAATTTTCAACCCAACAATGTGCTGCTGATGCTGGTGGGTGCGGGCATCCTCTGGCTGGGCTGGAACGGTTTCAACGGCGGCGACCCGTACGCCGCCAGCCGTGATGCCGGCGCTGCGGTACTCAACACCAACCTGACCACGGCGGTGAGCGTCATTGTGTGGACCATCATGGATATCTTTTACTTCAAAAAACCGTCGGTGATTGGTGCGGTTCAAGGTATGATCACTGGCCTCGTGGCCATCACGCCGGCAGCCGGTGTGGTTGACGGCTGGGGTGCCATTGCCATCGGTATCGCCTCGGGTATTATTCCGTGGATCAGCATGAACATCCTTGGTAAAACGGCATTGTTCCGCAAGGTGGACGACACCTTGGGTGTTTTTCACACGCATGCGGTGGCAGGTGTACTCGGGGGCGTGATGGTGGGTATCTTCGCGACCAAGGCGGGCTGTGCCGCCTACGGTTTGACTACCCCGGGTGGCGCGATCGACGGCAACTGGCATCAGGTCTGGTTGCAGGTGATTGGTGCCGCCTTCATCATTGGCCTCAATGTTGTCGTTACCTTCATTCTGCTCAAGCTGATCAGCCTAGTAACGCCGTTGCGCATGAGCGAAGAGGAACTGTTGATCGGTGATGATGCGGTGCATGGAGAAGAAGCCTACGCGTTCTACGGCGAAGGCGAGCGGCATCCGGTCTTGGGTGACTGA
- the glnK gene encoding P-II family nitrogen regulator yields MKLVTAIIKPFKLDDVREALSEVGIQGLTVTEVKGFGRQKGHTELYRGAEYVVDFLPKVKIETVIKDEFVDIAIEAISKGAKTGKIGDGKIFVSEVTQAIRIRTGESGDEAL; encoded by the coding sequence ATGAAACTGGTCACGGCGATTATCAAGCCGTTCAAACTGGATGATGTACGGGAGGCGCTCTCGGAAGTCGGTATTCAGGGCTTGACGGTGACGGAAGTCAAAGGGTTCGGGCGGCAAAAGGGTCACACGGAACTGTATCGTGGCGCCGAATATGTGGTCGATTTTCTGCCCAAGGTAAAAATCGAGACAGTGATCAAGGACGAATTCGTCGACATTGCCATCGAAGCGATCTCCAAGGGTGCGAAGACCGGAAAAATCGGCGACGGAAAGATTTTTGTCTCCGAAGTAACCCAGGCAATCCGCATCCGCACCGGAGAGAGCGGTGATGAGGCCCTGTAG
- a CDS encoding outer membrane beta-barrel protein: MQGVAGAMGFWQDNPRDVAGTFGAKYAGATITNGSVIVQKSSGLLQFYAQAGVYSFPAVAASLTGANPTSTINDFGALPIAYVKIAPSSDFSMEIGKLPTLIGAESGFTYQNINIERGLLWDMEPIISRGIQFNASAGPLSASLSWNDGCYSNRCNVLSGLLTYTINSANTLAFYADGPLGKVRESAPNIAAYSAYGTASQIYGLMYTYSSGPWTIEPYFHYMITSKSTRLGINKSFDNYGGSLLVNYAVDSDISLAGRVEYLAVGGVPGEGLESIASSLTDLPDDSHAWSLTVIPTNNLATSLPVRNSLTLPPQHLRAPDLRARVVWPPVRCAAGWSRPAFFSDGNHKGVEV; this comes from the coding sequence GTGCAGGGTGTAGCTGGTGCCATGGGCTTCTGGCAGGACAATCCGCGGGACGTGGCTGGCACTTTCGGGGCCAAGTATGCAGGTGCTACCATCACCAATGGTTCCGTAATTGTGCAGAAAAGCTCGGGCCTTCTGCAATTCTATGCCCAGGCCGGTGTCTACAGCTTCCCTGCTGTAGCGGCTTCGCTCACTGGCGCTAATCCCACGAGCACCATAAACGATTTCGGTGCTCTGCCCATCGCCTATGTGAAAATCGCACCCAGTAGTGATTTTTCCATGGAGATCGGCAAACTTCCTACCCTGATTGGCGCCGAGAGTGGCTTCACTTATCAAAACATCAATATTGAACGCGGCCTGCTCTGGGATATGGAGCCAATCATCAGCCGCGGCATTCAATTCAACGCCAGCGCTGGACCGCTGAGCGCCTCCCTGTCCTGGAACGATGGTTGTTATTCCAATCGCTGTAACGTTCTAAGCGGATTGCTGACCTATACCATCAACAGTGCCAACACCTTGGCATTTTATGCCGATGGTCCTCTCGGAAAAGTGCGAGAATCAGCGCCTAATATTGCTGCCTATAGCGCTTACGGTACGGCCAGCCAAATCTACGGTCTAATGTACACGTACAGTTCCGGACCGTGGACCATCGAACCCTATTTTCACTACATGATCACGTCTAAATCGACTCGTCTGGGAATCAACAAGAGCTTTGATAACTATGGCGGGTCTTTGTTGGTCAATTACGCCGTCGACTCCGATATCTCTCTTGCTGGCCGGGTAGAATACCTGGCCGTCGGTGGGGTACCGGGAGAAGGTCTGGAGAGCATTGCTTCCTCTCTGACTGACCTTCCCGATGACTCCCATGCGTGGTCATTGACGGTTATACCCACTAACAATCTGGCGACTTCTTTGCCCGTGCGGAACTCTCTTACGTTACCGCCTCAACACCTACGGGCACCGGATTTGCGGGCCAGAGTGGTCTGGCCACCAGTCAGGTGCGCGGCGGGATGGTCGAGACCGGCTTTCTTTTCTGATGGCAATCACAAGGGGGTAGAGGTATGA
- the glnA gene encoding glutamate--ammonia ligase, translating to MGMTPTDVLQLITEKDVKFIDFRFTDTKGKEQHVSVPAHTLEEKTFIEGKMFDGSSITGWKGINESDMILMPESDSAVLDPFTDEVTLNIRCDVVEPATGQGYERDPRSVAKRAEAYLKSTGIADTAYFGPENEFFVFDSVTWHIDMSGCSYKVDAEEAAWNSGKEYESGNMGHRPGVKGGYFPVPPVDSAQDLRSAMCLALEEMGLKVEVHHHEVATAGQHEIGVGFNSLTRKADEVQILKYVVQNVAAAYGQTATFMPKPIVGDNGSGMHVHQSLAKDGKNLFTGDLYGGLSELALYYIGGIIKHAKALNALTNPSTNSYKRLVPHFEAPVLLAYSAKNRSASIRIPYVSNPKARRIEVRFPDSTANPYLAFSAMMMAGLDGIQNKIHPGDAMDKNLYDLPAEEQEKIPGVAASLEEALRALEADHEFLMKGGVFTPDWLQGYLEVKWAEVQALRVTTHPVEYQMYYSL from the coding sequence ATGGGTATGACCCCAACGGATGTTCTACAACTAATCACCGAAAAAGATGTCAAGTTCATTGATTTTCGTTTTACCGACACCAAGGGCAAGGAGCAGCACGTTTCGGTGCCGGCCCATACCCTCGAAGAAAAGACCTTCATCGAAGGCAAGATGTTTGATGGTTCCTCCATCACCGGTTGGAAAGGCATCAACGAGTCCGACATGATCCTGATGCCCGAGTCGGACTCGGCGGTACTCGATCCCTTTACCGACGAAGTCACCCTCAATATTCGCTGCGACGTGGTCGAGCCGGCCACCGGCCAGGGCTACGAGCGCGATCCCCGCTCCGTGGCCAAGCGCGCCGAGGCCTACCTGAAGAGTACCGGCATTGCCGACACCGCCTACTTCGGCCCTGAGAACGAATTCTTCGTCTTCGACTCCGTCACCTGGCACATCGACATGAGCGGCTGCAGCTACAAGGTCGATGCCGAAGAGGCAGCGTGGAATTCCGGCAAGGAATACGAGTCCGGCAACATGGGCCATCGTCCTGGCGTCAAGGGCGGTTACTTCCCGGTGCCACCGGTGGATTCCGCCCAGGACCTGCGCTCGGCCATGTGTCTAGCCCTTGAGGAAATGGGATTGAAGGTTGAGGTGCATCACCACGAAGTCGCCACCGCCGGGCAGCATGAGATCGGTGTCGGCTTCAATTCCCTCACCCGCAAGGCCGACGAGGTGCAAATCCTCAAGTATGTGGTGCAGAACGTCGCGGCGGCCTACGGGCAGACGGCGACCTTCATGCCCAAGCCCATCGTGGGGGACAACGGTAGCGGCATGCACGTGCACCAGTCCCTGGCCAAGGACGGCAAGAACCTCTTCACCGGCGACCTTTACGGCGGCCTGTCGGAGCTGGCGCTCTACTACATTGGCGGCATCATCAAGCACGCCAAGGCTCTGAACGCCCTTACCAACCCTAGCACCAACAGCTACAAGCGTCTGGTGCCCCACTTCGAGGCCCCGGTCTTGCTGGCCTACTCGGCGAAGAACCGTTCTGCCTCGATTCGCATCCCCTATGTGAGCAATCCGAAGGCGCGGCGGATCGAAGTGCGGTTCCCGGACTCCACGGCCAATCCGTATCTCGCCTTCAGTGCGATGATGATGGCGGGCCTGGATGGGATTCAGAACAAGATCCATCCCGGCGATGCCATGGACAAGAACCTTTACGACCTGCCCGCCGAAGAGCAGGAGAAGATTCCCGGTGTAGCAGCGTCCCTGGAAGAGGCCCTGCGTGCCCTCGAGGCCGACCATGAGTTCCTGATGAAAGGCGGGGTCTTCACCCCCGACTGGTTGCAAGGCTACCTCGAGGTCAAGTGGGCCGAAGTCCAGGCCCTGCGCGTCACCACCCACCCCGTCGAATATCAGATGTACTACAGCCTTTGA